One genomic region from Verrucomicrobiota bacterium encodes:
- a CDS encoding GxxExxY protein, producing the protein MINREYPDSELTGKIIGCAMEVHSFLGNGFQEKIYQRALEIEMTSQGLSFSREHVMDIFYKGEKIGSRRVDFFVESKIMVELKAVKELEDVHLAQAINYLEAYRKKIGLLINFGNRSLQFKRVMKPRGNHNPSSKDQK; encoded by the coding sequence ATGATTAATAGGGAGTATCCAGACAGTGAGCTCACAGGCAAGATTATCGGATGTGCTATGGAAGTACATAGTTTTTTGGGCAATGGTTTTCAAGAAAAAATCTATCAACGTGCACTAGAAATTGAAATGACCAGTCAAGGTCTGAGCTTCAGCCGAGAACATGTAATGGACATTTTTTATAAAGGAGAGAAAATTGGGTCTAGAAGAGTGGATTTCTTTGTCGAGAGCAAAATAATGGTTGAGTTAAAGGCTGTAAAGGAACTAGAAGACGTACACTTAGCCCAGGCAATCAACTATTTGGAAGCATACAGAAAGAAAATAGGCCTTCTAATCAATTTTGGTAATAGAAGTTTACAATTCAAAAGAGTTATGAAACCCAGAGGGAATCATAATCCATCATCCAAAGATCAGAAGTAA